ACACCGCTTGAGTTCTTCAATGGCTTCTGCGATGCTGAGGGCTCTTTTGTAGGGTCTATCGCTTGTCATAGCCTCAAAGGCGTCGACTGCAGCGATGATTCGTGATTCTAACGGGATTTCTTCGCCATGTAAACCGTCGGGATAACCCATACCATCCCATCGTTCATGGTGGTGACGAATAACGCAGGCAATATCTTCAAGACCTTCGACACCCAGGATGAGTTCCGCACTTTTAATAGGGTGGAGTTTTACCAAGTGGTATTCCTCGTCGGTGAGTTTTCCAGGCTTGTTGAGGGTATCTTGAGGGATAAAGATTTTACCTACATCGTGAATGACGGTGGACCAGTAGAGCTTCCTGGTTCGTTCGGAATCAAAATGAAGAGCTTGAGCAATCTTCAGGGTGTAGCGAGCAGAGGTTTCCGAGTGACCTCTGGTATACCGATCATAGTATTCCAAAGTTTTCATGAGTATCAAAAGGAGTTTCTCTAGAAACACTTCTTCCCTTTTTACCGAGGTTTTCAGTGCATGAAACGCATCGCAGATGCGGGCAAAATTTTTCATGGTTTCCACATCGGTTTCGGTGAAACGTTCGGTGGACTCAAGCGGAATATCAAGATCAAGCTGACCGAAAAGTTTTTCTTCCCACCAGAGGGGGACGAGAAGGCTTTCGGCAATGGGACGGCTGAAAGCCAGGAGTTTTTGCAGATTTTCTGGGGAGGAAAATTTTCTTCCCGGATCCAGAATATTTTTCAGAACCATGGCTTCGTTAATAGCCAGAAGGTCCTCTTTTTCGAACGTGAAACCGTTCAGTCGTTCATCGTGCCCTCGCAGCACCACAAGTCTACCTTTACCATCCTTACCAAAAAGAAGGACACTCCCATAACGGGCTTTGGGAATGACCTCCAGAGCTAAGTCTAAAATTCGGGCAAAAAAATCTTTTTCTTCCATGTCAAAGAAAGGAAGACCTGCGACTACTTCGATAGTTTTGAGGATTTTTTTCTTTGCTTCCTCCAGTTCCCGGTTTTGCTCTCGCAGCTTGCTCGTAGCTTGTGTAACCCTCTTTTTGAGGAGTCGGTTGAACGTGGTGAGCACGATAAGTGCGAAAGAGGCAAGAATCGAAAGAAAGACAATGGCTTTCCAGAGCCAGGGAGGGAATTGTTCGACTTCTACGAGGTACCGCTTTGAGAGTTCTTGGATTTCTTCTTCAGAAAACTTGGCCAGGCCTTCGTTGAGGATGGCAAGAACCTTATCGTTTCCTTCCCAGGTAGCGAGATAAACGGAGTTGGATACCGGGATGGGAACGCGGGAAAATTCATAGAGGAGTTTGCGCTGCACCAGGTGATAGTTCGCTGGTGGGTCGTCCATGAGAAAAACCTGAATTTCGCCTTTTCTGGCTCCTTCTATGATATCGGAGTAGTTTTTGTAGAATCGTAATTCGATGGATGGATTCTCTCTGAGAGCGATATCGATGAGAGCGTCC
The Atribacterota bacterium DNA segment above includes these coding regions:
- a CDS encoding HD domain-containing phosphohydrolase → MRGTDFIPPKAHIVVLTLAFLFHLLTISSFAQGAVLRVVLDWDYPPFTSIDENGRFVGISVDFWQQFEQKTGIKVVLVPMEWSMAHQVMLRKEAEVIDTLFYTPERDQYLDYTRPLFSITSSIYYRKNLSISSLQDLTPHVVGVKEKDALIDIALRENPSIELRFYKNYSDIIEGARKGEIQVFLMDDPPANYHLVQRKLLYEFSRVPIPVSNSVYLATWEGNDKVLAILNEGLAKFSEEEIQELSKRYLVEVEQFPPWLWKAIVFLSILASFALIVLTTFNRLLKKRVTQATSKLREQNRELEEAKKKILKTIEVVAGLPFFDMEEKDFFARILDLALEVIPKARYGSVLLFGKDGKGRLVVLRGHDERLNGFTFEKEDLLAINEAMVLKNILDPGRKFSSPENLQKLLAFSRPIAESLLVPLWWEEKLFGQLDLDIPLESTERFTETDVETMKNFARICDAFHALKTSVKREEVFLEKLLLILMKTLEYYDRYTRGHSETSARYTLKIAQALHFDSERTRKLYWSTVIHDVGKIFIPQDTLNKPGKLTDEEYHLVKLHPIKSAELILGVEGLEDIACVIRHHHERWDGMGYPDGLHGEEIPLESRIIAAVDAFEAMTSDRPYKRALSIAEAIEELKRCRGSQFDPLIVDIMVTVLTIELQKQEKPNTC